The DNA window AACGGCGCCGAAGCTGCCGAATACTCGGTGTGGGTCACCGACCAGCAGCTGCGGCCGATCGACGGGGTCGACCTGTCGGGCGTCCCGACGCACCGCGACCCGCGGACACTGCCTCCGCCCAGACCGACCGGCTGGGTCGTCCGCCCTGGGGCCGGCCGCCGCGGCACCGTCATTCACGATGCCGCCTGCGCTGCGGCTGCCGGAGGGGGACACGAGGTCGGCACGCTCGAAGCACTGGACGCTCTGATGCGGCCCGGAGCGAGGGCATGTCACGACTGCCCGGCCGCCGAGATCCTCGTCCCCGCCCTTGAACTGGGCCAGGGCCACGGCTGAACCTCGCCGGCCTCCGGGCTCCGAGCGTTCCAGGTCAGCACCCGTGCTCGTCCAGCACCGCCCGGGTCGCTCGGTCCAGTGGGCGCAGCGGGTGCGTGCTGCCGTCCTGGGCCGGGCCCAGCCGCAACGTCGCTACCCGCACGGTCCGACACGGCGCTCTCCCCGGCTCGGACACCGGCCGGGGAGAGCGCAGCCATGCGCTCAGGCCGCCACCGCGTGGCCGGAGTCGGCCCGCTCCTCTTGGTGGGACCAGTTCAGGTCGACGTGGGTGGCACCCTCGCGGACCAGGATGGGTCCGTGTGTCTTCTCCAGCCTGCGGTACTCGTTGCCGCCGGAGTTCGGATTCTTGTAGCCGGCCCACTTGCCCAGGTCAGCATGCGACAGGGCTACGCCGGCGGCCTGGTGGGCGATGTATATCCGCTCGGCCCGCTGCCGCTGGGACAAGTTCGCAGGGAGCACCGAAAGGTCGATCTCGATTCGTAGTCGCTCTCGTGCCTCCTGGTCGCCTTCGTCGTCCGGCGGGGTGTCGTGCTCCGGGTCCGGCTCCTCATCGTCCTCGTCACCGGGCAGCGGCTCGTCCTCGCCTGGCGGGTCCAGGGGCGCGCCCTTCCCGATGGGCTCGACGGGGTCTGCCGTAGATCCCGGGCCTTCGTCCGCCTCAGCCTCAGCCTCGGCCTCCGGCTCGGGTTCCGGCTCCGGTTCCGGGCGGGGCTCGCGCACTGCGGGCGGTACCGGGGCCTCTTCGTTCTTCGCGGCCGGCTCCTGCGAGCCCTGCGGCGCGACGACGGGCTGGGGCGCGGCGGCCGGCGTCGTGGCGGTGGGTTCCTCAGCCTTTTCGGCGGTGGGCAGCGGGGAGCCGGCCGGCAGCGCGTTCGCCGGTGCTGTGTCGGCTGCGGTGGTGACGGTGGGTGCGGCGGTGTCGGCCCGTTCCACGGTCATCTCGCCTACGGCCTCCGTCGGGTGGGGGCGCTGGGAGCCAATCACGCGGACGTTGTCGACGGTCTTCAACAGCTCGGTTCGCCACGCCTTCCACATCTTCACCGGCGCGCCGATCGGCCAGGGCAGCCACAGCAGCAGGCTGTAGCCGCGGTCCTGGTCGGCCTTGCGGCGCTTCTGCCGGCCCATGATGACCTGCTCGACCTTGAAGAGCAGCATCTCGAGCAGGATCGCGTAGACCAGCGGCGGCACGACGGCGAGGAAGGCGCTGCCGGCGCCCTTGCCCGGGGCGTGCAGCAGATTCATCGCCGCCGAAGCGCTGACGAAGCCGAGCAGCAGGATCCGCGTGAGGGCGGAGGAGCGCAGGGTGAGAGCTTCGAAGAAGCGGATCAAGGACAGGCTCAGCGCGCCGGCATCGAGGAGCAGCGCGAACCCTGTGGCCTGATCCCAATTTCCGCCGTTGTGGGCGTGGGCGTACTCGCGCTGCGCCCCGAAGCTCAGCCAGGCGGCGATGCCCGCGAGGACGAACATCATCAGGCAGCCGACGCCGAGGGCGATCACGGCGAGGCGGCGCTGCCAGGCGTTGCGGCGCTGGACGGCGAGCTGGGCGCGTTCCTCGGCTGTGGCGTTGTGTTCCTCGGCCCTGCGGCGGTTGCCGACCAGCAGGGCGACGACAGCGGCGGCGCCGATCCCGGCCACGGCGAGGCCGGCGGGCAGCGCCCAGGGGGAGATGTTCATCGCCGGTCTCCTTCCTGGGCGTGGCCCACCGGGGTGGTGGGCCCGGCGGGCGGGACGGCGGCGTGCTGCCGGCGGCGGCTCATGTGCGCGGTCTCCTTCGTCGGATGGTCGGCCGAAGAGGCCCCTCACTCTCTACAGGTGTGATCGAGCGGTGCGGTGTGACACCGGAGGTCGGTGAATCTGGGTCGGCTCATGAGGCGGCGGACCCCAAAGTGGGTTGGATCCTCTCGCCCTTGAGGAGGGTGCGCAGCAGGCCGACGGTCTCGGGCGAGGAGTCCACGCCCTCCTCCATATTGATCCGGGCCAGTTGGGCGGCGGCGCGCTCCAGGCCCTTCCGGTCGCCCATCTCGTGACAGATCGTGAAAAGGTCCCGGTAGAGCAGCTCGCTCTGGTTGTCGACGAGCATGCCCTTCGTGACTGCTTGGGCCGCTGCCCGGTAGTCGCGGACCTGGCGGCGCCGTTCGGCGAGTTCGTGGGCGACGTCGACGATCGCGCTGATCATCTCCTGGATGTCCGCCTCCGCCCATGTGTACTTGGACGGGTCGATGTCGGCGAAGGGGCGGCCGCGTACGAGGGCCAGGGCGTGGGCGAGGGCGATGTCGGCGTCCTGTCCGTCGTGGTGCATGCCCTGCTGGTACAGCTCCTTGAACCGGTCCCAGTCCGAGGTGACGGCGGGGCCGAGCCGGTAGATGCCGTCCGTGACCGCGGGAAGGTAGGACGCCTGGGGGTCCTCGGCGGGCAGGTGGGGGTTCTGGCCGAGCCAGGAACGCAGCCGCGAGATCGCCGTGTTGCGGGTACCGGAGGTCTTGCGCAGCCCGGGCCAGATCGCGTTGTCGAGGTCCACACGGCCCAGGCCCGGGTGCAGCACGAGCCAGGCGGCGATCTCCAACAGGTGGTTGCGCCGGTTGGTGCCCACCCGGCCCTGCGCGCCGACCAGCGTCACCGGGCCCAGGACCTGGATCTGAGGGCCTGCGGGCTCGGCCGGCGGGGCGGCCAGCGCGGCCAGGACGGTGGAGGTCGCGGCGCTGGGCCGGGGGATGATCCGCGCCTCGGGTGCCGTCACGGCTGTGGCGCCATCGCCGAGCGCGGCCGCGGACAGGCCGGACTCGGCCTCTTCGTCGTCATCGGCCAGGGCAGCGTCCGCCTCCGGCGCTTCCTCCTCGTCCCCGTCCTCGCCAAACGCGGCGGCGGACAGGCCGGAGTCGGCCTCATCGCCGTCCGGCTGAAGGGGTGAGCCGTCTTCCTGCTCGGCCAGCACTTCGCCGAGAACCGTCTCGAAGTCCTCCCCCGGCTCGGCTGTGCCCCACACGTCGGCACCCAGCGCGGACGCCTCCTCGGGGTCGTCGTCCTCTGCGGCCTCCGGCTCGTCCCAACCGGCGGAAGCCTCGCCCTCGACGTTGCCGTCGGCCTGCTCGTCGTACGCCTCCCCGACAGTGGGGGAACCGGCGACCGCGGGGGACAGGGCGCTGCCGTCCCCCTCTTCGTGCAGAGCGCTGCTGCCGTCGGCCGGGTCAACGTGGTCGGAGGTGAGGGCGGGGGACAGTGCAGTGAAGCTCGGCAGCGCGGCCGCCAGGCCGCTGCCCTGCACGGAGATGGTGACCGGTGCCTGAGGGGCTCCGGTGGTCTCCGGGGCAAGCGCGGAGTCCGTGCCGGCGGGGACGCTGCGCCGGGGGCCGTTGGTGTCGACCGGGCCGGTGTGCCCGGTCCAGGGCGGCGGGGGCACGTCGTCGGTGCGGCTGGAGGTGGCCAGGAGCTGGACGAGCCGGTCGTAGGAGGCGTCGTCCAGGTGCTGCAGCTTGACCGCCAGGTCCAGGTCGGGGAGTTCGACGGTGGCGCCGGGCTGGGCGGGCAGCGTCCAG is part of the Streptomyces agglomeratus genome and encodes:
- a CDS encoding DUF6233 domain-containing protein: MWVTDQQLRPIDGVDLSGVPTHRDPRTLPPPRPTGWVVRPGAGRRGTVIHDAACAAAAGGGHEVGTLEALDALMRPGARACHDCPAAEILVPALELGQGHG
- a CDS encoding DUF2637 domain-containing protein codes for the protein MNISPWALPAGLAVAGIGAAAVVALLVGNRRRAEEHNATAEERAQLAVQRRNAWQRRLAVIALGVGCLMMFVLAGIAAWLSFGAQREYAHAHNGGNWDQATGFALLLDAGALSLSLIRFFEALTLRSSALTRILLLGFVSASAAMNLLHAPGKGAGSAFLAVVPPLVYAILLEMLLFKVEQVIMGRQKRRKADQDRGYSLLLWLPWPIGAPVKMWKAWRTELLKTVDNVRVIGSQRPHPTEAVGEMTVERADTAAPTVTTAADTAPANALPAGSPLPTAEKAEEPTATTPAAAPQPVVAPQGSQEPAAKNEEAPVPPAVREPRPEPEPEPEPEAEAEAEADEGPGSTADPVEPIGKGAPLDPPGEDEPLPGDEDDEEPDPEHDTPPDDEGDQEARERLRIEIDLSVLPANLSQRQRAERIYIAHQAAGVALSHADLGKWAGYKNPNSGGNEYRRLEKTHGPILVREGATHVDLNWSHQEERADSGHAVAA